Proteins from a genomic interval of Molothrus ater isolate BHLD 08-10-18 breed brown headed cowbird chromosome 10, BPBGC_Mater_1.1, whole genome shotgun sequence:
- the PLEKHB2 gene encoding pleckstrin homology domain-containing family B member 2, producing the protein MAFVKSGWLLRQSTILRRWKKNWFDLWSDGRLIFYDDQSRRDLEDKIHMRIHCINLRVGNECRDFQPPEGKQRDCLLQIVCRDGKTVNLCAESADDCLAWKIALQDARTNTGYVGSDVMYDETAISSAPPPYTAYATPSPEVYGYGYDQYNGAYPPGPQIFYASNGQAYAVPYQYPYQGPYGQPPANHVIIRERYRDSDGDLALGMLAGAATGMALGSLFWVF; encoded by the exons ATGGCATTTGTGAAGAGTGGATGGCTGCTCCGGCAAA GTACTATTTTACGGCGTTGGAAGAAGAACTGGTTTGATCTGTGGTCTGATGGCCGCTTAATATTCTATGATGATCAAAGTCGCCGTGATCTGGAAGATAAAATCCACATGAGAATCCACTGCATCAACCTCAGAGTGGGGAATGAATGTCGAG ATTTCCAGCCTCCAGAGGGGAAGCAGAGAGACTGTTTACTGCAGATTGTTTGCCGTGATGGGAAGACAGTCAACCTCTGTGCAGAGAGTGCAGATGACTGCCT ggCATGGAAAATTGCTCTCCAGGATGCCAGAACAAACACA GGCTACGTGGGATCTGATGTGATGTATGATGAGACAGCCATTtcctcagcccctcctcccTACACAGCTTATGCCACACCATCACCTGAG GTTTATGGCTATGGCTATGATCAGTACAATGGCGCGTACCCCCCGGGCCCTCAGATCTTCTATGCCTCCAATGGACAAGCTTATGCTGTGCCCTATCAGTATCCATACCAAG GACCTTATGGGCAGCCCCCTGCAAACCACGTCATCATCCGAGAGCGTTACCGTGACAGCGATGGAGACCTTGCACTGGGCAtgctggctggagcagccactGGAATGGCTCTGGGATCACTCTTTTGGGTCTTCTAG